A window of the Abyssisolibacter fermentans genome harbors these coding sequences:
- the dnaA gene encoding chromosomal replication initiator protein DnaA: MLLEDVWSKSLDLIKMELTEVSFNTWLKTIDPINMENHNIILSVPNEFTKGILEARYMTLIKNAIKQITNKNYNIQFTTPGEDLSVNTTLTEMKKSFKEQNPNLYSDNQLNPKYTFDKFVIGNSNRFAHAASLAVAEAPAKAYNPLFIYGGVGLGKTHLMHAIGHYIINQNPNTKVVYVSSEKFTNELINSIRDDKNVQFRNKYRNVDILLIDDIQFIAGKERTQEEFFHTFNALHGANKQIILSSDRPPKEIPTLEDRLRSRFEGGLIVDIQPADLETRIAILRKKATLENLQVPNDVLTYIATKIESNIRELEGALIRVVAYSSLTNKEVSIELASEALKDIISNKPKRITVSTIKEAVSKYYNIKIEDFNSKKRARSISYPRQIAMYICRELTDLSLPKIGDEFGGRDHTTVIHAYDKISKEIENKPEFKMQITNIVNELKGK; the protein is encoded by the coding sequence ATGTTATTAGAGGATGTTTGGAGTAAATCCTTGGACTTAATAAAAATGGAACTTACAGAGGTTAGTTTTAATACATGGTTAAAAACTATAGATCCTATAAATATGGAAAATCATAATATTATACTAAGTGTTCCTAATGAATTTACAAAAGGTATTCTCGAAGCAAGGTACATGACTTTAATAAAAAATGCAATAAAACAAATTACTAATAAAAATTATAACATTCAATTTACTACTCCAGGGGAAGATTTATCAGTTAATACAACATTAACAGAAATGAAAAAAAGTTTTAAAGAGCAAAACCCAAATTTATATTCTGATAATCAACTCAATCCTAAATATACTTTTGATAAATTTGTTATTGGTAACAGTAATAGATTTGCTCATGCAGCATCATTAGCTGTAGCAGAAGCTCCTGCAAAGGCATATAATCCTTTATTTATATACGGAGGTGTTGGATTAGGTAAAACTCACTTAATGCATGCAATAGGACATTATATAATTAATCAGAATCCAAATACTAAAGTAGTATATGTTTCATCTGAAAAATTTACAAACGAGCTTATAAATTCAATTAGAGATGATAAAAATGTTCAATTTAGAAATAAGTATAGAAATGTAGATATTTTACTTATAGATGATATTCAGTTTATTGCTGGTAAGGAAAGAACTCAAGAAGAATTCTTTCATACATTTAATGCATTACATGGTGCTAATAAACAAATTATACTTTCAAGTGATCGTCCCCCAAAAGAAATTCCAACACTTGAGGATAGACTTAGATCTAGATTTGAAGGTGGTTTAATAGTAGATATCCAACCCGCTGATTTAGAAACTAGAATAGCTATACTAAGAAAAAAAGCAACCTTAGAAAATTTACAAGTACCTAATGATGTACTAACTTATATTGCAACGAAAATAGAATCTAATATCAGAGAATTAGAAGGTGCTTTAATTAGAGTAGTAGCTTACTCTTCTTTAACTAATAAAGAAGTATCTATTGAATTAGCAAGTGAAGCACTAAAAGACATTATATCAAATAAACCTAAACGAATAACTGTAAGCACTATTAAAGAAGCTGTTTCTAAATATTATAATATAAAAATTGAAGATTTTAATTCTAAAAAAAGAGCTAGATCAATTTCTTACCCTAGACAAATTGCAATGTATATTTGTAGAGAATTAACAGATTTGTCATTACCAAAAATAGGTGATGAATTTGGAGGAAGAGATCATACTACTGTTATTCATGCGTATGATAAGATTTCTAAAGAAATAGAAAATAAACCAGAATTTAAAATGCAAATAACAAATATAGTTAATGAATTAAAGGGAAAATAA
- a CDS encoding YidC/Oxa1 family membrane protein insertase, which yields MSKIFAKPLGMLLNFIYGVVNSIGLDFKYCSAYAIAIIVTTIIFKFIILPLSLKQMKSMKEMQKIQPMLKELQKKYKNDAQTLNIKTMELYKEHKVNPFGSCLPLLIQFPIIIGFFTALRNPDIYVASYNTIINKAFFWINDIGAAPNQVVDGVLNGLNLGFDIPFIGSAIPILALLAAATTFMQSKLMSNTGAVADEKAMATQKTMNTFMPVMIFFFALSFPAGLTLYWIVGNIFQIVQQYLINLPKKELGGIE from the coding sequence ATGTCAAAAATATTTGCAAAACCGTTAGGTATGCTTTTAAACTTTATATATGGAGTAGTCAACTCAATAGGATTGGATTTTAAATATTGTTCTGCGTATGCTATAGCAATAATTGTAACTACAATCATATTCAAGTTTATTATATTACCGTTATCACTAAAACAAATGAAATCAATGAAGGAAATGCAAAAAATACAACCAATGTTGAAAGAATTACAAAAAAAGTATAAAAATGATGCTCAAACATTGAATATTAAAACTATGGAACTATATAAGGAACATAAAGTAAATCCTTTTGGATCTTGTTTACCTTTACTGATACAATTTCCAATAATAATAGGTTTCTTTACAGCATTGAGAAATCCTGATATTTATGTTGCTTCATATAATACAATAATTAATAAAGCTTTTTTTTGGATTAATGATATAGGAGCTGCACCAAATCAAGTAGTAGATGGCGTATTAAATGGTTTAAATCTAGGATTTGATATACCATTTATAGGTAGTGCAATACCTATTCTTGCTCTATTAGCGGCTGCGACTACATTTATGCAAAGTAAATTAATGAGCAATACTGGTGCAGTAGCTGATGAAAAAGCTATGGCAACTCAGAAAACAATGAATACTTTTATGCCTGTAATGATATTTTTCTTTGCATTATCTTTCCCTGCAGGATTAACATTGTATTGGATAGTAGGAAATATATTCCAAATAGTGCAGCAATATTTAATTAATCTACCTAAAAAAGAGTTAGGGGGAATTGAGTAA
- the rnpA gene encoding ribonuclease P protein component, translating into MTKINTLKNSRQFRNVYDSGNSFSTKFLVIFYKLNGYSYNRVGISTTKKLGNSVIRNRVKRLIKENYRLNCNKMKTGYDLIFLARVRAKEAEYKDIEKSMYYLLKKVKLIEKSGK; encoded by the coding sequence ATGACAAAAATAAATACTTTAAAAAATAGTAGGCAATTTAGAAATGTTTATGATAGTGGAAATTCTTTTTCAACGAAATTTCTTGTTATTTTTTACAAGCTAAATGGCTATTCTTATAATAGAGTTGGAATTTCGACTACAAAAAAACTTGGAAATAGTGTTATTAGGAATAGAGTGAAAAGGTTAATAAAAGAAAACTACAGATTGAATTGTAATAAAATGAAGACTGGGTATGATTTAATATTTTTAGCTAGAGTTAGAGCTAAAGAAGCAGAGTATAAAGATATTGAAAAGTCAATGTATTACCTATTAAAAAAGGTAAAATTAATAGAAAAGTCTGGAAAGTGA
- the dnaN gene encoding DNA polymerase III subunit beta has product MNFKISQKLLYKNINIVQKGVSNRSTLPILTGILVEAYDGKLKLTGTDLELGIVTTLECEVIKEGSFVIDSKLFGEIIRKLPDLPIEIYVDNDNYAHINCDNSNFKIKVQPAIEYPKLPMIDDSKCLSISKDILKSMIRKTVFATSTDDFRPVLTGELFELYDNEIALVAIDQYRMAYKKIPINNDGNIKIVIPGKTLVEINKILENIEEDIKISIASNHILFHLGNTSITSILIEGEFINYKDIVRNEYNSKVIVKTKDVQESIERASLLAKEGNNNLIKFEIVDDKMTISSNSEMGFVQEEVPITLDGDDLTIAFNSKYILDGLKVIESEKIVMNFINNVNPCIIKPISDENYIYLVLPVRIPTEL; this is encoded by the coding sequence TTGAATTTTAAAATTTCTCAAAAACTATTATATAAAAATATAAATATTGTACAAAAAGGAGTTTCTAATAGATCTACATTACCAATATTAACAGGAATATTAGTTGAAGCTTATGATGGAAAACTTAAACTAACAGGAACAGATTTAGAACTAGGTATAGTAACTACATTAGAATGTGAAGTAATAAAAGAAGGATCTTTTGTTATAGATTCTAAATTATTTGGAGAAATTATTAGAAAATTACCTGATTTACCTATTGAAATTTATGTTGACAATGACAACTATGCCCATATAAATTGTGATAATTCAAATTTTAAAATCAAGGTTCAACCAGCTATAGAATATCCAAAATTACCTATGATAGATGATTCTAAATGTTTAAGCATCTCAAAAGATATTCTAAAATCAATGATACGTAAAACAGTTTTTGCAACATCAACAGATGATTTTAGACCTGTATTAACTGGTGAATTATTTGAATTATATGATAATGAAATAGCTTTAGTTGCAATTGATCAATATAGAATGGCTTATAAAAAAATACCTATTAACAATGATGGTAATATTAAAATAGTTATACCAGGAAAAACATTAGTAGAAATCAATAAAATATTAGAAAATATAGAGGAAGATATTAAAATTTCTATAGCAAGCAATCATATATTATTTCATCTTGGTAATACAAGTATTACATCAATTTTAATAGAAGGTGAATTTATAAATTATAAAGACATTGTAAGAAATGAGTATAATTCTAAAGTAATAGTTAAGACAAAAGACGTTCAAGAAAGTATAGAAAGAGCTTCATTATTAGCAAAAGAAGGCAATAATAATTTAATAAAATTTGAAATAGTAGATGATAAAATGACTATATCATCTAATTCTGAAATGGGATTTGTTCAAGAAGAAGTTCCTATAACTCTAGATGGTGATGATTTAACAATAGCTTTCAATTCAAAATATATCTTAGATGGTTTGAAAGTTATTGAAAGTGAGAAAATAGTTATGAATTTTATAAATAACGTAAATCCATGTATTATAAAACCGATTTCTGATGAAAATTATATATATTTAGTTTTACCAGTAAGAATTCCAACAGAATTATAA
- the mnmE gene encoding tRNA uridine-5-carboxymethylaminomethyl(34) synthesis GTPase MnmE, with protein MLKLTVKRNKEGEQVSADTIVAIATAPGEAGIGIVRICGKNALKIVDKIFIGKNNKKISENKPRFLTYGYVINPKDNKKIDEVLAVYMKSPYTYTKEDIVEINCHGGIVPVRKILEIVLENGARMAERGEFTKRAFLNGRIDLAQAEAVMDLISAKTNMSYEMSLNQLEGGLSNKIMEIRDKALKMLAHIEVSIDYPEDDIEEITYKELEKYAHEIYVEINKLIQSSETGKILREGIKTIILGKPNVGKSSLLNALLKENRAIVTNVPGTTRDVIEEYITIKGIPLKIIDTAGIRDTDDIVEKIGVDKAKELINSADLIIAVFDKSRELTKEDYDIIDLIKDKNCIVLINKTDLPEELDIQKVINNVGDKKIIESSIVQGEGINVLEKELVNMFFEGRIYTNNDIIINNLRHKNLLKEALLNIEDAMNSIKMNIPIDCLEVDIKQCWENLGRISGETITDDVIDKIFSEFCIGK; from the coding sequence GTGTTAAAATTAACAGTAAAACGAAATAAAGAAGGTGAACAAGTGAGTGCTGATACGATAGTTGCGATAGCAACAGCTCCAGGTGAAGCTGGAATAGGTATTGTGAGAATTTGTGGAAAAAATGCTTTAAAAATAGTTGATAAAATATTTATAGGAAAGAATAATAAAAAAATAAGTGAAAATAAGCCTAGGTTTTTGACATATGGTTATGTAATAAATCCTAAGGATAATAAAAAAATAGATGAAGTTCTAGCTGTGTATATGAAAAGCCCATATACTTATACAAAAGAAGATATTGTTGAGATAAATTGTCATGGTGGTATAGTACCTGTTAGAAAGATTTTAGAAATTGTATTAGAAAATGGTGCTAGAATGGCTGAAAGAGGAGAATTTACTAAAAGAGCGTTTTTAAACGGAAGAATAGATTTAGCACAAGCAGAAGCTGTTATGGATTTAATTAGTGCTAAAACTAATATGAGTTATGAAATGTCTTTGAATCAACTAGAAGGCGGCTTGTCTAATAAGATAATGGAAATTAGAGATAAAGCATTAAAAATGTTAGCTCATATTGAAGTTTCTATAGATTATCCAGAAGATGATATAGAAGAAATAACATACAAAGAGTTAGAAAAATATGCTCATGAAATATATGTTGAAATAAATAAATTAATACAGTCATCTGAAACAGGCAAAATATTACGAGAAGGTATAAAAACTATAATATTAGGAAAGCCAAATGTAGGAAAATCTTCATTATTAAATGCATTATTAAAAGAGAATAGAGCGATTGTTACTAATGTTCCTGGAACTACTAGAGATGTGATAGAAGAGTATATTACTATTAAAGGTATACCTTTAAAAATAATTGATACTGCTGGCATTAGAGATACTGATGATATAGTAGAAAAAATAGGTGTAGATAAAGCAAAAGAATTAATAAATAGCGCAGATTTAATTATAGCAGTATTTGATAAATCAAGAGAATTGACAAAAGAAGATTATGATATTATAGATTTAATTAAAGATAAAAATTGTATTGTATTAATAAACAAAACAGATTTACCTGAGGAATTAGATATACAAAAGGTTATAAATAATGTAGGTGATAAAAAGATAATAGAATCATCAATAGTACAAGGTGAAGGTATAAATGTGCTAGAAAAAGAATTAGTTAATATGTTTTTTGAAGGTCGTATATATACAAATAACGATATTATTATTAATAATTTGAGACATAAAAATCTTTTAAAAGAAGCGCTTTTGAATATAGAAGATGCTATGAATTCTATAAAAATGAATATTCCGATTGATTGTTTAGAGGTTGATATAAAACAATGTTGGGAAAATTTAGGCAGAATAAGTGGAGAAACAATTACTGATGATGTAATAGATAAAATTTTTAGTGAATTTTGTATTGGTAAATAG
- the jag gene encoding RNA-binding cell elongation regulator Jag/EloR — translation MRTLIKISKTIDSAVDEALKDLQVERDDITYEVLDEPNKGFLGIIGNRDAKVKIIVSNDPVEKARSFLNDLLRKMNLNATVEIVRDKNDLNIEIKGENPEDMGVIIGKRGKTLDSIQYLVNLVVNKKRNNYLRIVVDTENYRKKRQETLERLARKMADKAKRYRKSIRLEPMNPYERRIIHSALQDDMNINTYSEGKEPYRKVVIENK, via the coding sequence ATGAGAACTTTGATAAAAATTTCAAAGACAATAGATAGTGCAGTAGATGAAGCCTTAAAAGATCTTCAAGTTGAAAGAGATGATATAACTTATGAAGTATTAGATGAACCTAATAAAGGTTTCTTAGGGATAATTGGAAATAGAGATGCTAAAGTTAAAATTATTGTTAGTAACGATCCAGTAGAGAAAGCCAGGTCATTTTTAAATGATTTATTGAGAAAAATGAATTTAAATGCTACTGTTGAAATAGTTAGAGATAAGAATGATTTAAATATTGAAATAAAGGGAGAAAATCCTGAAGATATGGGTGTTATAATAGGAAAAAGAGGAAAGACTTTAGATTCAATTCAATATTTAGTTAATTTAGTAGTTAATAAAAAAAGAAATAATTATTTAAGAATAGTAGTTGATACTGAAAATTATAGAAAGAAAAGACAAGAGACATTAGAAAGACTTGCTAGAAAAATGGCTGATAAAGCTAAAAGATATAGAAAAAGTATTAGATTAGAACCTATGAATCCATACGAAAGAAGAATTATACATTCAGCATTGCAAGATGATATGAATATTAATACTTATAGCGAGGGAAAAGAGCCATATAGGAAGGTAGTTATTGAGAATAAGTGA
- the rpmH gene encoding 50S ribosomal protein L34 yields the protein MKRTYQPKRRQRKVEHGFRKRMKTKAGRNILKRRRARGRVKLSA from the coding sequence ATGAAAAGAACTTATCAACCTAAAAGAAGACAGAGAAAAGTAGAGCATGGTTTTAGAAAAAGAATGAAAACTAAAGCTGGAAGAAATATTTTAAAGAGAAGAAGAGCTAGAGGCAGAGTTAAGTTGTCAGCATAA
- a CDS encoding RNA-binding S4 domain-containing protein — protein MKEIITIKTEFIKLDQLLKYAAVVQTGGHAKEIINEGLVLVNEEQTFARGKKIRSGDIVKINLDEEIELIVK, from the coding sequence ATGAAAGAAATTATAACTATAAAAACAGAATTTATTAAGTTAGATCAATTATTAAAATATGCTGCAGTTGTTCAAACTGGTGGTCATGCAAAAGAAATAATTAATGAGGGTTTAGTTTTAGTTAATGAAGAACAAACATTTGCTAGAGGTAAAAAAATTCGTAGTGGTGATATAGTAAAAATAAATCTAGATGAAGAAATTGAGCTAATTGTTAAATAA